One window from the genome of Candidatus Methanoperedens sp. encodes:
- a CDS encoding ATPase — translation MKEDMKEDLCIVPDTSVIIDGRITAKLKAGELKSARIIIAEALMSELEAQANRGKEMGFKGLEEIKELSDMAKRGEITLEFTGKRPSFEQIKLASGGEIDAMIRNIAVENNAFFITSDRVQSEVARARGLDVEFLMPLVEELKALSIEDYFTDDTLSVHLKENVRPCAKRGSVGKQKLVKIREEASTEKELHMITRELIERAKRDHDSHLEIEYDGVMVFQIGSMRIAVAQPPFSDGLEITAVRPIANVGLDDYKLSKELKTRIIERQRGILVAGPPGAGKSTFAASVAGVLFEQGFIVKTMESPRDLQVPEAITQYAPIQRDMEKTADILLLVRPDYTIYDEVRKTKDFQVFADMRMAGVGMIGVVHATRGVDAIQRLIGRVELGIIPQVVDTVIFIDKGQVSKVYDVIFTVKVPQGMIEQDLSRPVITITDFETRAVEYEIYTYGEQVVVMPVTGVEMEPPATWGLAAREIEKELMKYTSNRIDVEIVSDSSATVYMNEEDIAGVIGKGGKTIDLIEKKLGIHLDIRERKADMPWKGSSKSQKKDTGITSFVPAVERSKKYVILTVRELSGATVDVYSGDECLFTATVGRKGDVKIGKETEAAFRILENPSIITMRLAGKE, via the coding sequence ATGAAGGAAGACATGAAGGAAGATCTCTGTATAGTTCCTGATACGAGTGTAATAATCGACGGCCGAATAACAGCCAAATTAAAAGCCGGGGAATTGAAATCAGCCAGGATCATAATAGCTGAAGCGCTTATGTCCGAGCTTGAAGCGCAGGCAAACCGCGGGAAAGAAATGGGCTTTAAGGGATTAGAAGAGATAAAAGAGCTCAGCGACATGGCAAAAAGAGGGGAGATCACGCTTGAATTTACAGGAAAAAGACCATCTTTTGAGCAGATAAAACTTGCATCAGGGGGAGAGATCGATGCCATGATCAGAAACATTGCTGTCGAGAATAACGCCTTTTTCATCACAAGCGACAGAGTGCAATCGGAAGTCGCGCGCGCCAGGGGATTGGATGTTGAATTCCTGATGCCCCTCGTAGAAGAATTAAAAGCACTTAGCATCGAAGATTATTTCACTGATGATACTCTTTCTGTTCACCTCAAGGAAAATGTCCGGCCCTGCGCAAAAAGAGGCAGCGTGGGTAAACAGAAACTTGTGAAAATCAGGGAAGAAGCCAGCACGGAAAAAGAGCTTCATATGATCACAAGAGAATTAATAGAAAGAGCAAAACGCGATCATGATTCTCATCTTGAAATAGAATATGATGGTGTCATGGTATTCCAGATAGGTTCTATGCGCATAGCAGTAGCACAGCCGCCATTTTCCGACGGGCTGGAAATAACAGCTGTAAGGCCGATCGCAAACGTCGGCCTGGATGATTATAAACTCAGCAAGGAATTAAAAACCAGGATCATCGAACGGCAGCGTGGTATTCTTGTGGCAGGACCTCCAGGTGCAGGGAAATCTACATTTGCAGCAAGCGTGGCCGGGGTACTTTTCGAACAGGGTTTTATTGTCAAAACAATGGAATCGCCCCGCGATTTACAGGTGCCTGAGGCAATAACACAATATGCGCCCATCCAGCGGGATATGGAAAAAACAGCCGATATCCTGCTTCTTGTCAGGCCGGATTACACTATTTATGATGAGGTCAGGAAAACAAAAGATTTCCAGGTATTTGCAGACATGCGAATGGCAGGCGTCGGGATGATAGGGGTAGTCCATGCAACAAGGGGTGTTGACGCTATCCAGAGGTTGATCGGGCGTGTTGAACTGGGGATAATCCCGCAGGTAGTGGATACTGTAATTTTCATAGATAAAGGACAGGTTTCAAAGGTATATGATGTAATATTTACTGTAAAAGTGCCGCAGGGGATGATCGAACAGGATCTTTCAAGACCTGTTATAACAATAACGGATTTTGAGACCAGAGCGGTCGAGTATGAAATATACACATACGGGGAACAGGTTGTTGTGATGCCGGTGACCGGGGTTGAAATGGAACCCCCGGCCACATGGGGGCTTGCTGCCAGGGAAATCGAAAAAGAATTGATGAAATATACCAGCAACAGGATTGATGTGGAAATCGTATCGGATTCCAGCGCTACGGTTTATATGAATGAAGAAGATATAGCAGGGGTCATTGGGAAAGGCGGCAAGACAATTGACCTGATCGAAAAAAAGCTGGGGATACACCTTGATATTCGAGAGAGAAAGGCTGATATGCCCTGGAAAGGAAGTTCAAAGTCACAAAAAAAAGATACAGGGATTACAAGTTTCGTGCCTGCAGTTGAGCGTTCAAAGAAATATGTTATACTTACGGTCAGGGAATTATCCGGTGCAACTGTAGATGTTTACAGCGGTGATGAATGTCTTTTCACAGCAACCGTAGGAAGAAAGGGGGATGTGAAGATAGGAAAAGAAACTGAGGCCGCATTTCGTATATTAGAGAATCCTTCTATAATTACAATGAGATTGGCTGGTAAAGAGTAA